The following is a genomic window from Paralichthys olivaceus isolate ysfri-2021 chromosome 3, ASM2471397v2, whole genome shotgun sequence.
ACAGTTTAATTTGTGATCATGCAAATAGTTGGTAAATTAAACTGTAGTGTTGACAGCAGCAGTTTTGAGACTCGGATGCTGTCTTATGTATAAAAGCCTTTCCTTGAAAACATTGACCATTGTTGAAATTTCTAACTCATTTGCATTGATCGTCTCGCTGaaactattggctacactggCTACACTGATTTCTGTTGAAGCTAAGACACTAGTTCTGTTTAGTATTTCAGGGGGATGAGGACGTGCAGCATAGCTCATTGGTTGAGGTTGTGATCTGTGTTCATTGAGCCACAAACGTAATAATTCACTTATGAATCTGCCCTTAAcagaatgtgtctgtgttcacaCTACAGAGAAACAACATGACGTGGAGATCCTGTCTCCACCTTctaaggagaaagagaagaagaagaggccaATGTCACAGATCAGCGGAGTGAAAAAGCCCACACAAAGTCCCAGCTTAGCAGTCGCCTGCATCCCTCGCTTCGGAGTCAGTGCCCCGCACGAGAGTCTGCTGGCCAAGGTGggttcttacacacacacacacacacacaaacacacagatagacACCAAGAAACACTTTTCTTATAAATGTCCTGTTTCACTTCTCCAGGAGATCGAAGACGTTAATCGTTGGGGTCTGGATATTTTCAAGATAGCAGAATTTTCCGGAAACCGCCCTTTGACGGTGATCATGTACTCCGTCTTCCAGGTAGGACAATCTCTCACCTTAAAGTCTGCTCGCTTCaccagaaagaggaaaaagagatgaaagtgtgattgtgtattttattttaacatcaaTGAATCATTAAGCAGCTGTTGCAGATGTACATAAGCTGCCTGttctgtatttttcctttttttttttcataatattgCAGCTGTTGAATGAGAACAGTTGTAAAAACCACTTTAATCTACCTGCTCAACTCTGTAATAGACAAACTGGTGAAAGCAGTTGAGCATTTAGTAGCTGAAGAGCCAGATGATTTCCTCCGAACTTGGTAAAATCCAAAACCAGAGCtaacagagagagaagctgaaGTTGCTCTGTAACTGATATAGAAATGACATGCCACCTTTGTTTCTTCTGCCCCCAGGTGGCTATTGTAGGTTTGAGACATGATATAAAAACTTCAAGtattaaatgttaaagatgtttctgtcgctATGAAGTCTGTCAGTGTCTTTAATGCATTTTTCGGATTTGGGGTTAAAAAAATGCTTGACTGTTAACTTAATGAAAATGAACAGGAGCCTCCCATGTTACAGTTAAAGAGAGTAATCTCTAATAAGCGTTATTGGATGTTCATGTGACATCGATGTTCCTTCTCATCCTGTCAGGAGAGAGACCTTTTGAAAACCTTCAAGATCCCAAACGACACATTCATCACCTTCATGATGACCTTAGAGGACCACTACCACTCTGACGTAGCGTATCACAACAACATCCATGCAGCTGACGTGGTGCAGTCCACACATGTCCTCCTGTCCACCCCCGCTTTAGAGGTGAGATGAGAAAGCTGCTGTTGTAACTTTCTGTACTTTTGTATGGATTTTAGGAGGCAGTTAGACCCTCCACCCTGATTTTTGACGACCTAATTcacatttttgttatttctcatttgaaataaaaagtggTTTCAACATTAAATGAGAGTATCATTttgaataaatatgtttcttCTCCTTGGTCCAACCCAGGCAGTGTTCACAGACCTGGAGATTATGGCCGCTCTGTTTGCAAGTGCCATCCATGACGTCGACCACCCAGGAGTAACCAACCAGTTCCTAATAAACACCAGTAggtttctctccgtctctgtggaCATCTGCCTAAAAATGAGTCAACGATTGGACACATTGTGATATATTTGACGAATTTAGGAATAAAAtagaattttaaatatttataatagaTTTAATATGAATGCTATAACCCTCAGATTATGTCAGAGATCTGAGGTGGTCCTGTTACACATTTCCATCGTTATCTCTGCAGGTTCGGAGTTGGCATTGATGTACAACGATGCGTCGGTGTTGGAGAACCACCACCTCGCTGTGGGCTTCAAACTGCTCCAAGAAGACAACTGTGACATCTTCCAAAACCTCAGCAAGAAACTGAGAGAGTCCCTCCGCAAGATGGTGATCGACATGGTGAGACTGCTGCAGTTTCTACATGACACGCTGTTTTTTGTCACACTGTACCTGAACTTTCACCTCACATATTATATTGTACTCATGATCAGGTCACATGAGCAACACGTCACCTCATGGAAACATGTGACTGAAGCTGTGTCTCTGTTGGTGTGACtgtcgccccctgcaggtgCTGGCCACTGATATGTCCAAACACATGAACTTCTTGGCAGACATGAAGACGATGGTGGAAACCAAAAAGGTGACGAGTCTGGGAGTCCTGCTGCTCGACAACTATTCTGACCGCATTCAGGTAAGAGCGCCCCCTGCTGACCATGGACCAATGAACACATATAGTTGTAATGTAGTGATTTCTAAATATAGATAGTCGCTGTGTACAATGTGATGAACTGAGGGTTTGCTTCACTGTTTattataaaatcttcattaTGTCTGCAGCAAAGACTGGAGAGTTAATCAGTTTTAGATTAAATCTTCACAGTGAGCACTAACTGAAACAAGCACTTCTCAGACACGGACAGCAGCGTGTTTCCCTCATACACAGCAAACTAATCAGCTGTTTTCTACCAAGGAGTGGGAGTGAGAGTGCTGCAGCCTGCTGGACACAGTGGTcactgcatttgtgtgtgtgttgtgttcctgGCAGAATGATGATGAGATTAACCAAAGTCTTCCTTACTGTCTGTCCACTTCCTCCAGGTTCTGCAGAACATGGTCCACTGTGCCGACCTGAGCAACCCAACCAAACCGCTGGAGCTGTACCGACAGTGGACGGACCGCATCATGGTGGAGTTCTTCACCCAGGGAGACCGGGAGCGGGACAAGGGCATGGAGATCAGTCCCATGTGTGACAAACACAATGCCTCCATAGAGAAGAGTCAGGTAAATaccactgacacacagatgtggagggaataaagtaaaatattattttcagaaaaacatAGGGAGCAACAAATGCATACATCTCTAAAATGTGATTGATAATCTGAAAATGCAGTGTTTACCATTTACAGATCAGTAATTTAATTTTGCTCATTCCAGAGTACTGCTAAAATGATAatatatgtgtacatttttgcCCATTTGGGTCAAACTAATCCGGCATATCATTCCTATAATTTTTGTGTGTTCATTACTATAATTATGCATTTTTATGACCAGGTGGGATTCATCGACTACATCGTCCACCCTCTGTGGGAAACCTGGGCAGACCTGGTGCACCCTGATGCCCAAGACATCTTGGACACCCTGGAGGACAACAGAGAGTGGTACCAGAGCATGATCCCCCACAGCCCATCGCCTTCCAGCCCAGAGGAGCACCATCTCGAGGGGGAGCCCGGAGGAGGACCACTTGGAGCAGGAGGATCTCTCccttcaggaggaggaggaggaggggacaaGTTCCAGTTTGAACTCActctggaggaagaggaggaggatgatgtgGAGTCAGATCTGGAGAGCCCCCTAGAGGAGGAATCCCAGTCGGGTGGGGAGCGCCACCAGGACTCCTCCCCTTCCCTGTCTCCAGAcccccacagcagcagcagcaggtaccGCCCCCCCTCGCCTCACCCGTCCCGGACCCTGAGTCTGGCTGCCATGTCGGTGCGGAGCCCCCATCCCCACAGAACGCTAGCCTCCCCGGGGAGGGGGGGCACTGACAGGGACAAAGAACTGAGCCAGGAGAGCGACGGGGTGGCCTGCCTGCGTATCGGCACGTAACAACCAGCACAACCTGCCCGGCCTGAGAGACAGGAGATGTACGGAGGAAGAGGCAGGGCAGGCCTTTACCAATAAAGTCTGTAAAATCACCACAGTCCCTTTACACTGGAGACACTCTCTCTGGAGAACAGAGGGACGTTCACCCTctgcttgattttatttctcatcaAAGAAGAATCGTTTTAGCCTCTCTTTGGATGCCTGATAGGCCTTTGTGTCCCATCCTGCTTCGTTGTAGCTTCAGAGCATCCCAGACAAAGACTGCTGCAGTTTCACTGGGAAGAGGAGCGGAGCTGAGGTGTGATACAACTACATaaattaaaggaaatgtcttcCTCCAAAATAACTGTCTGTGAACAGCAGTGAATGAGGATCACGGTGGATCAACAGGGTCTTGGAAATTATTTTTGCACCATAGTTTTAGTTTATGAAATTATTGAATCTGTTTGAAATAAGTGAGTATGATTTCTTTGTGCGAGAATGATGTGAGCGATAAATAATTTTACCAAATACAGGATGAAGGTGAGCAGCGAGAAAATCGATGGACCTAAACCTCAGGGTatgaaaagaaactaaaaatgtaatgtagCATGTATGTAATGAGTACTCCTGACCCCCGACCCCAAACTTCAGTTTGATTTACCTCCAAACTAGAGACTTGGTTTAACCTTCTTCATTTTATTAAATCCCTTTAATATAAAATTTGGCTCCTGAAGCAAAAATTAATATGTAAACCAACTTGTAGCACCACAGAGATTGAACACTGAAGAGGACTGAACCGCAGTCTCACATGTTGAAAATACAGAAGACACCACCTGTATTTGTTTTAAGCTATTTTTTTTACCTGAGATGATGTTAAATGGTGTCATTGTTTTAGGGTTTGATTTTGGGACAGTTCTTTGTTGTACGTTTGCTGGTCTCGTCTGTGTTAATGTGCTTCAAAAGCCTTTTTTAATCAGGGTGCCTCCGGTCGCAGTAGCACTTTACCATCTCTGCTGTACAGCTCTTCTATTCAGTCACACAAAGGGCTTCACCCACTGTAGCCTCACACAAACGGGACAGGATGACGATCTGATAATGGGTACATAAAGGGCAGGGCAGGAAAGTAACTGAACCATTGTCTCAACAGAAACTCTGTAAGCACAGGCAAAATATCCTTTCTGATACAACTGGAAGAAACATTTGTTGCCCTACACTGAGTGAATGAAGATCACCCccataaaaatatttattcagatTCACAAACTCTTCGTCattatccagatctgcaccagatttcatCTGATGATAGAGATTAGCACTGTACACATGCCTGATTATTTCCTTAAAGATATATGCATTATTTCTTGATCAATCCACAAAACTGTCAAAAAATGGGCATGTGTATTTAATCCACAGACTTGGACTCAGAGTCTTTAGCAGTAGTGTACTATTTAATTGAATACAGTTCAAGTATTCCAAGAAGAAACTGATTTCACTCTGATATCTCAAATGTCAAAGCTCAGCCAAGTGTTAGATCGACAAAAACAGCTCCGGGGATGTGTTTAGTTCCAGTCTCGTTGAAGAAGCGTTGAAGGAGTCGTCTCCACCTACAGATCTCGTCACAATGATCTTGTCTTTAGAGTAACTCTGCAATTTAGTATTGTGCTGTGATCAAGTTGGAAGACTGATACGTTTTTTTGCGGAGGTCCTGACATTTAGTCACATAACGATGGTCCGATATTAACCACAATGCAACTCAATAGTGCCTTTCATTAGATCTTCCCACCTGGTACCACAGGGTTTTTATTATCAATCTGTTATCTTAAACCCCTTCAGAGCCACGTTAGACGTTACACAATAGTTTCCATGGGTTGTACGCAAATAAACTGACCTCCGTATCTAAAATTAGTGGAGTGTCCTTTTAAATTAATGgctttccttttttcccctgaaTCAGTTCAGATCTTACAATTCCCCAAATCACAGTGGTGTTACTTTCCTACCCTGCCGACAGGAACTGCAGAGATCACAAGGAGCACAGTTTCATAAGTTTCTGAGAGACACGAATCGCCTGTAGTTTAAAATAGACTGTGTTCCATCAGGCTTCCAGTCTCATCTGGTCATCAGTGCTTGACTGGGATTAACTGTGTGCCATAActgttgaaaacacacaaacacctgccAGCCTACGTTTCTGTGCATTTTTACACTAGAGATTTTAACCAGATGATTGTATCGAAGTCATTGACTTTATAGTGTTAGTTTTTACCGATGATAGATGTCAACAGTATTTAAAGCAGAGAATTTACTAGATTTTGTGCAACCTAGGATCAGTCTGTTCAGCCCTTTCCTAATCACATAGCTGAGACTTGAGAATGTGTGTAGTTTCAGGAGTTTCACAACTCTTTCTGTGTCAAGTACATGTTTCAGTCTAGATCATCGCCGTCAATAAGGTAGAAAGACCAGGGAGTGAACAAGCACTACACAGGACATAATGCACTCCCTGGTCCGGCAGTAGTAAAAAACTGAACAGTATTTCATTAATTCAGCAAGTAAGCTTCATTCATGAGCCTC
Proteins encoded in this region:
- the LOC109636681 gene encoding 3',5'-cyclic-AMP phosphodiesterase 4C-like isoform X14, with amino-acid sequence MSLPTNCVYPPPSVQDRYFTVRNGNICGSPCAVNRPIDIVQKRRRFDVENGLSVGRSPLDSQTSPGSGLVLQANFPHSQRRESFLYRSDSDFDLSPKTMSRNSSTASDLEEGLKHWEVNWLPRHGEDMIVTPFAQVLASLRTVRSNFAVLTHLQDRVVNKRPSSSNQPSMCKPCLAEEPYQKLAVETLEELDWCLDQLETLQTRDSVSEMASNKFKRMLNRELTQLSETSRSGNQVSEFIASTFLEKQHDVEILSPPSKEKEKKKRPMSQISGVKKPTQSPSLAVACIPRFGVSAPHESLLAKEIEDVNRWGLDIFKIAEFSGNRPLTVIMYSVFQERDLLKTFKIPNDTFITFMMTLEDHYHSDVAYHNNIHAADVVQSTHVLLSTPALEAVFTDLEIMAALFASAIHDVDHPGVTNQFLINTSSELALMYNDASVLENHHLAVGFKLLQEDNCDIFQNLSKKLRESLRKMVIDMVLATDMSKHMNFLADMKTMVETKKVTSLGVLLLDNYSDRIQVLQNMVHCADLSNPTKPLELYRQWTDRIMVEFFTQGDRERDKGMEISPMCDKHNASIEKSQVGFIDYIVHPLWETWADLVHPDAQDILDTLEDNREWYQSMIPHSPSPSSPEEHHLEGEPGGGPLGAGGSLPSGGGGGGDKFQFELTLEEEEEDDVESDLESPLEEESQSGGERHQDSSPSLSPDPHSSSSRYRPPSPHPSRTLSLAAMSVRSPHPHRTLASPGRGGTDRDKELSQESDGVACLRIGT
- the LOC109636681 gene encoding 3',5'-cyclic-AMP phosphodiesterase 4C-like isoform X17, translating into MSRNSSTASDLEEGLKHWEVNWLPRPHRDRDDNRHGEDMIVTPFAQVLASLRTVRSNFAVLTHLQDRVVNKRPSSSNQPSMCKPCLAEEPYQKLAVETLEELDWCLDQLETLQTRDSVSEMASNKFKRMLNRELTQLSETSRSGNQVSEFIASTFLEKQHDVEILSPPSKEKEKKKRPMSQISGVKKPTQSPSLAVACIPRFGVSAPHESLLAKEIEDVNRWGLDIFKIAEFSGNRPLTVIMYSVFQERDLLKTFKIPNDTFITFMMTLEDHYHSDVAYHNNIHAADVVQSTHVLLSTPALEAVFTDLEIMAALFASAIHDVDHPGVTNQFLINTSSELALMYNDASVLENHHLAVGFKLLQEDNCDIFQNLSKKLRESLRKMVIDMVLATDMSKHMNFLADMKTMVETKKVTSLGVLLLDNYSDRIQVLQNMVHCADLSNPTKPLELYRQWTDRIMVEFFTQGDRERDKGMEISPMCDKHNASIEKSQVGFIDYIVHPLWETWADLVHPDAQDILDTLEDNREWYQSMIPHSPSPSSPEEHHLEGEPGGGPLGAGGSLPSGGGGGGDKFQFELTLEEEEEDDVESDLESPLEEESQSGGERHQDSSPSLSPDPHSSSSRYRPPSPHPSRTLSLAAMSVRSPHPHRTLASPGRGGTDRDKELSQESDGVACLRIGT
- the LOC109636681 gene encoding 3',5'-cyclic-AMP phosphodiesterase 4C-like isoform X1; this encodes MSEALCEVSGEANSFPYSSTQPIRLNPQSRSGSPCGSPKMSPCDSPRNSPRHSPLLFRKLLMNRSIALQRRFTLAHTPSFDVENGLSVGRSPLDSQTSPGSGLVLQANFPHSQRRESFLYRSDSDFDLSPKTMSRNSSTASDLEEGLKHWEVNWLPRPHRDRDDNRHGEDMIVTPFAQVLASLRTVRSNFAVLTHLQDRVVNKRPSSSNQPSMCKPCLAEEPYQKLAVETLEELDWCLDQLETLQTRDSVSEMASNKFKRMLNRELTQLSETSRSGNQVSEFIASTFLEKQHDVEILSPPSKEKEKKKRPMSQISGVKKPTQSPSLAVACIPRFGVSAPHESLLAKEIEDVNRWGLDIFKIAEFSGNRPLTVIMYSVFQERDLLKTFKIPNDTFITFMMTLEDHYHSDVAYHNNIHAADVVQSTHVLLSTPALEAVFTDLEIMAALFASAIHDVDHPGVTNQFLINTSSELALMYNDASVLENHHLAVGFKLLQEDNCDIFQNLSKKLRESLRKMVIDMVLATDMSKHMNFLADMKTMVETKKVTSLGVLLLDNYSDRIQVLQNMVHCADLSNPTKPLELYRQWTDRIMVEFFTQGDRERDKGMEISPMCDKHNASIEKSQVGFIDYIVHPLWETWADLVHPDAQDILDTLEDNREWYQSMIPHSPSPSSPEEHHLEGEPGGGPLGAGGSLPSGGGGGGDKFQFELTLEEEEEDDVESDLESPLEEESQSGGERHQDSSPSLSPDPHSSSSRYRPPSPHPSRTLSLAAMSVRSPHPHRTLASPGRGGTDRDKELSQESDGVACLRIGT
- the LOC109636681 gene encoding 3',5'-cyclic-AMP phosphodiesterase 4C-like isoform X3, translating into MSEALCEVSGEANSFPYSSTQPIRLNPQSRSGSPCGSPKMSPCDSPRNSPRHSPLLFRKLLMNRSIALQRRFTLAHTPSFDVENGLSVGRSPLDSQTSPGSGLVLQANFPHSQRRESFLYRSDSDFDLSPKTMSRNSSTASDLEEGLKHWEVNWLPRHGEDMIVTPFAQVLASLRTVRSNFAVLTHLQDRVVNKRPSSSNQPSMCKPCLAEEPYQKLAVETLEELDWCLDQLETLQTRDSVSEMASNKFKRMLNRELTQLSETSRSGNQVSEFIASTFLEKQHDVEILSPPSKEKEKKKRPMSQISGVKKPTQSPSLAVACIPRFGVSAPHESLLAKEIEDVNRWGLDIFKIAEFSGNRPLTVIMYSVFQERDLLKTFKIPNDTFITFMMTLEDHYHSDVAYHNNIHAADVVQSTHVLLSTPALEAVFTDLEIMAALFASAIHDVDHPGVTNQFLINTSSELALMYNDASVLENHHLAVGFKLLQEDNCDIFQNLSKKLRESLRKMVIDMVLATDMSKHMNFLADMKTMVETKKVTSLGVLLLDNYSDRIQVLQNMVHCADLSNPTKPLELYRQWTDRIMVEFFTQGDRERDKGMEISPMCDKHNASIEKSQVGFIDYIVHPLWETWADLVHPDAQDILDTLEDNREWYQSMIPHSPSPSSPEEHHLEGEPGGGPLGAGGSLPSGGGGGGDKFQFELTLEEEEEDDVESDLESPLEEESQSGGERHQDSSPSLSPDPHSSSSRYRPPSPHPSRTLSLAAMSVRSPHPHRTLASPGRGGTDRDKELSQESDGVACLRIGT
- the LOC109636681 gene encoding 3',5'-cyclic-AMP phosphodiesterase 4C-like isoform X9; the protein is MECTTLSREGAGLAKPPKHLWRQPRTHIRIKQRFNSDTERYLCRNRTLEKLRPGLKKPRMSWPFSLKRFDVENGLSVGRSPLDSQTSPGSGLVLQANFPHSQRRESFLYRSDSDFDLSPKTMSRNSSTASDLEEGLKHWEVNWLPRHGEDMIVTPFAQVLASLRTVRSNFAVLTHLQDRVVNKRPSSSNQPSMCKPCLAEEPYQKLAVETLEELDWCLDQLETLQTRDSVSEMASNKFKRMLNRELTQLSETSRSGNQVSEFIASTFLEKQHDVEILSPPSKEKEKKKRPMSQISGVKKPTQSPSLAVACIPRFGVSAPHESLLAKEIEDVNRWGLDIFKIAEFSGNRPLTVIMYSVFQERDLLKTFKIPNDTFITFMMTLEDHYHSDVAYHNNIHAADVVQSTHVLLSTPALEAVFTDLEIMAALFASAIHDVDHPGVTNQFLINTSSELALMYNDASVLENHHLAVGFKLLQEDNCDIFQNLSKKLRESLRKMVIDMVLATDMSKHMNFLADMKTMVETKKVTSLGVLLLDNYSDRIQVLQNMVHCADLSNPTKPLELYRQWTDRIMVEFFTQGDRERDKGMEISPMCDKHNASIEKSQVGFIDYIVHPLWETWADLVHPDAQDILDTLEDNREWYQSMIPHSPSPSSPEEHHLEGEPGGGPLGAGGSLPSGGGGGGDKFQFELTLEEEEEDDVESDLESPLEEESQSGGERHQDSSPSLSPDPHSSSSRYRPPSPHPSRTLSLAAMSVRSPHPHRTLASPGRGGTDRDKELSQESDGVACLRIGT
- the LOC109636681 gene encoding 3',5'-cyclic-AMP phosphodiesterase 4C-like isoform X6 gives rise to the protein MSEALCEVSGEANSFPYSSTQPIRLNPQSRSGSPCGSPKMSPCDSPRNSPRHSPLLFRKLLMNRSIALQRRFTLAHTPSFDVENGLSVGRSPLDSQTSPGSGLVLQANFPHSQRRESFLYRSDSDFDLSPKTMSRNSSTASDLPHRDRDDNRHGEDMIVTPFAQVLASLRTVRSNFAVLTHLQDRVVNKRPSSSNQPSMCKPCLAEEPYQKLAVETLEELDWCLDQLETLQTRDSVSEMASNKFKRMLNRELTQLSETSRSGNQVSEFIASTFLEKQHDVEILSPPSKEKEKKKRPMSQISGVKKPTQSPSLAVACIPRFGVSAPHESLLAKEIEDVNRWGLDIFKIAEFSGNRPLTVIMYSVFQERDLLKTFKIPNDTFITFMMTLEDHYHSDVAYHNNIHAADVVQSTHVLLSTPALEAVFTDLEIMAALFASAIHDVDHPGVTNQFLINTSSELALMYNDASVLENHHLAVGFKLLQEDNCDIFQNLSKKLRESLRKMVIDMVLATDMSKHMNFLADMKTMVETKKVTSLGVLLLDNYSDRIQVLQNMVHCADLSNPTKPLELYRQWTDRIMVEFFTQGDRERDKGMEISPMCDKHNASIEKSQVGFIDYIVHPLWETWADLVHPDAQDILDTLEDNREWYQSMIPHSPSPSSPEEHHLEGEPGGGPLGAGGSLPSGGGGGGDKFQFELTLEEEEEDDVESDLESPLEEESQSGGERHQDSSPSLSPDPHSSSSRYRPPSPHPSRTLSLAAMSVRSPHPHRTLASPGRGGTDRDKELSQESDGVACLRIGT
- the LOC109636681 gene encoding 3',5'-cyclic-AMP phosphodiesterase 4C-like isoform X12; translated protein: MECTTLSREGAGLAKPPKHLWRQPRTHIRIKQRFNSDTERYLCRNRTLEKLRPGLKKPRMSWPFSLKRFDVENGLSVGRSPLDSQTSPGSGLVLQANFPHSQRRESFLYRSDSDFDLSPKTMSRNSSTASDLHGEDMIVTPFAQVLASLRTVRSNFAVLTHLQDRVVNKRPSSSNQPSMCKPCLAEEPYQKLAVETLEELDWCLDQLETLQTRDSVSEMASNKFKRMLNRELTQLSETSRSGNQVSEFIASTFLEKQHDVEILSPPSKEKEKKKRPMSQISGVKKPTQSPSLAVACIPRFGVSAPHESLLAKEIEDVNRWGLDIFKIAEFSGNRPLTVIMYSVFQERDLLKTFKIPNDTFITFMMTLEDHYHSDVAYHNNIHAADVVQSTHVLLSTPALEAVFTDLEIMAALFASAIHDVDHPGVTNQFLINTSSELALMYNDASVLENHHLAVGFKLLQEDNCDIFQNLSKKLRESLRKMVIDMVLATDMSKHMNFLADMKTMVETKKVTSLGVLLLDNYSDRIQVLQNMVHCADLSNPTKPLELYRQWTDRIMVEFFTQGDRERDKGMEISPMCDKHNASIEKSQVGFIDYIVHPLWETWADLVHPDAQDILDTLEDNREWYQSMIPHSPSPSSPEEHHLEGEPGGGPLGAGGSLPSGGGGGGDKFQFELTLEEEEEDDVESDLESPLEEESQSGGERHQDSSPSLSPDPHSSSSRYRPPSPHPSRTLSLAAMSVRSPHPHRTLASPGRGGTDRDKELSQESDGVACLRIGT